The nucleotide sequence CTGACGAGCGTGACTTCATGCTGGGAAGTCTGCAACTGCGCCTGGCTGCATTGGGTGACCAATTGCAGGTGGTGGCGATGGATAAGCAGGATCGGGAAACCTTTACGGCAGCGGGCGAATTAAGACACATTTCTGAGATGGTGCAAGCCTCTGCAAAGCAGCTGAAAAAAGGAGCTCGCTAATGAAAAATGCATTCTTGATGTTGTTGGCAGGATTTGTTTTTGCGGGCTGTGGGTCTGTTTGGAAGGGGCCGGAGCCAGCGCCCGTGCGCAAGCCTGATAATGCCTCGGTGACGGCGCAGGAATTGAAAACCTGGGGGCCGGTGAATCTGTTGCAGGGGCTGAAAAGTCATTGCTGCAATGGCGTGATGATCGAAAAGACGGCAGTCACTTTCTGGGGCGAAGCCGAGATCGCAGAACTGCAGAAATACGTGGACGACACAACTCCGTCAGCGCCGGTCTATCGTCCGTCCAGCGCGGTGATGTGCCGCGGACCAAAATATGTTTCATCCGTGGGGCGTGAAGCCCGCCACTTGATCGAGGGGATAAAAAAAGGGACTTACCCCGTCTCGCAATGCTCCACCTACGATCTGCAATTCTCCGAATAAAAAAAGGAGCCCCAAGGACTCCTTTTTTTTGTTTCTATTTTTTGCGCTAAATTCTACCCCGCAACGTTCGCCATTTCGAACATTGGGACCATGACGGCCATAACGATCATACCGATCGCGGCACCCATGATAACGATAACGATCGGACCCATGATGCTGGTCAGACCTTCCAATTTGGTTTTTACCTGGAAGTCATAGGCGTCAGAGACCTGGCTTAGCATGTTTTCCAGCTCGCCGGTTTTTTCACCGATGTTCACCATGTGAATCACGATAGGCGGGAACTGGCCGGATTTTTTCAAAGGACCGGCAATAGATTCACCCTCAGAAATATTGCTGCGGGCTTCATCGATCGCTTTAGCCAGAACGTGATTGTCGACAACGTTTCTGACAATATCCATCGCAGCCAGCATCGGCACGCCACCGTTAAGCAGGGTTGCCAAAGTACGGGTGAAGCGGGACACTGCCACCATGCGAACCGTCGGGCCGATCAGCGGTAATTTCAAAGAAATCGCATCCCACTGGTTTTTACCAGCCGGAGTGTTTCTCCAGTTACGGAAAAGCAGATACACAATCAGCATGCTTCCCAAAATCAAGTACCAGTAATTCACCGCGAACTGGGACGCATCAATCAAAGCCACCGTGTACCACGGAAGCTGCAATTGCGGAGCAGACTCAAACACGGTCACCATTTTCGGAATCAGGAAGATGAACAAGAAGCCCATCAAACCAAACGTCACAACCAGCATGATCACCGGATAAGTCATGGCACTGCTGACTTTAGCGCGCAAATCGGCCTGCGCCTCGGTGAATTCCGCCAGACGCATCAAGATGACATCCAAGCTTCCTGACATTTCACCGGCTTCCACCATTGACACATAGATCGTGGTGAAAACGTTCGGGTACTTCAACATCGCTTTATGCAAAGTTGAACCTTCGTTGACCATGTTCTTACAGTCGGCCAAAGCTTCTGCCAGCGTCGGGTTTTCAACCTGTTCAGAAACGGCTGTCAGCGCGTCGACCAAGGGAATGTTGGCTTTGATCAAAGTCGCCAGCTGACGGGTCATCAAAGAAAGGTCTTTGACGCCAACAGTTTTTGTGGCGCGGGGACCGGATTTCTTTTTTGGATCGACCTTCTTTTTGTCTTTGATGTCGATGACAAAGATATTGTCTTTTTTGAGCTTGGTGCGGGCCGCACGCTGGTTCTCAGCGTCGATGGTCCCTTTAACGTTTCTTCCGTCTTTCGACAGGCCTTTGTACTCAAAAATAGGCATCGTGGTTACCTTGGTTAATGACTCTTCAATTGTGGCGGCGAGGCCGCCTTTGTTTTTATTGAAGCAGCCGAAGCTGCTTCAGCCTACGCCCTGCCGGGGCTTCGGCTCTGCCCGGCAAGCCGGCTTAAATATCCAGTTGCGTATTGGAGGTCAGTTCTTCAATTGTCGTGATACCCGCAAGGACTTTTTGAATCCCGTGGTCACGGAAGGTCCTCATTCCGTTGGCAACTGCTTGTCTTTTAATTGTATTACCGTCTTTACGCTGCATGATCAATGAGCGGATGTCATCCGTTACGATCATCAACTCTCCAATATTGGTACGACCGGAATAACCTTTCTGCGAGCAGTGGTTGCAACCCATTGCTTTGCAGATATTGGCCTTGTTGGCTTCTTCGCGAGTGATACCCAGCAGCTGAATTTCGAAATCCGTGGCTTCATGCGGGGCTTTACAGTGCGGGCAAAGAACACGCACCAAACGCTGGGCGATAACACCCGTGATGGAAGTTGCAATCAGGAACGGCTCAACCCCGAAGTCGATCAGACGGGGGAAGGCCCCGGCGGAGTCATTCGTATGCAGTGTGGATAGAACCAAGTGACCCGTCAAAGAGGCCTGGATCGCCAGTTCGGCTGTTTCCAAGTCACGAATCTCACCGACCATGATGATGTCAGGGTCTTGACGAAGGAAGGAACGAAGGCCGGCTGCGAAAGTCAGGCCGATCTTTGAGTTCACTTGCACCTGACCGATACCGTGGATACGTTGCTCCACCGGATCTTCAACTGTCAGGATATTCACGTCAGGCTGATTCAGCTTGGAAAGGGCACCATACAAAGTGGTGGACTTACCAGAACCCGTCGGACCCGTAACCAGGAAGATCCCGTAGGATCTGGTCAGGATGTCCTCTTCCATTTTGGACAGATTATCCTGAGAGAAGCCCAAAGCCGCCAGTTCGCGCACCACAGAAGACCTGTCTTGAATACGCATAACCAGACGCTCACCGAACGTGGTAGGGACGCAAGACAGACGAATATCGATATCTTTACCACCGACTTTCAAAGGAATACGACCGTCCTGGGGCAAACGCTTTTCGGCGATGTTCAGATTGGCCATAACTTTGATACGGGACGTGATGGCGTTTTGAAGCTTTTTAGGTGGTTTGAACACGTCGAACAAAATACCGTCCGTACGGAAGCGCACGGCCATGTCTTTTTCATAAGGCTCGATGTGGATATCAGACGCTTTTTCTTTCACCGCACGGAATAGAAGGCTGTTCACCATCTTGATCACCGGAGCGTCATCTTCGCCGGCCTCAAGCAAATCCACGATAGGATCATCCAGGTCGTAATCTTCTTCGGCGATTTCATCCAGACCCGAAAGATTCGCGGTGCTTTTTTCGTAAACTTTATTGATCGCATCCTGAACACGGCTGGAGGTGGTGATCAGAGGGCGCACGCGCTTTCCGAACAGCACCTTCATGTCATCCAGGGCTTTGAGGTTCACCGGATTACTGGTCAGTACCACCAGCAGGTCCGCGTCTTCCTTGTAGGGAAGGACGTTGTGCTGTTTTGCGTAGTTGATAGGAAGGTCCCGGATCAAGTCGACTGCGATCTCGCTGACGGGGATGTCCCGGATAAAATCCAGGCCCAGTTCTTTGCACAGATCGGAGACCACTTCATCCGCCGTGGAAAATTCCTTCGCAGCCAAAGCCTCGCCGACGGTGACGGGTCTCACCACCGAAGGGTTGTTTAACACAGAACGGATTTGGTCCTGTGTTAAAGAGGTCGATTTGGCAAGTATCGTTGAAACATCCACGGAGGCCATCAGAATTACTCCTCAATAATAGGTTCAGCAGTTGCAGGAACATCCGCATCAGACGGAGCTTCTGCTTTGCGGCGGATTTCATCCAGTTTGGCGCCGTATGGATCCACGCCGCCCTGAGCTT is from Bdellovibrio bacteriovorus str. Tiberius and encodes:
- the gspF gene encoding type II secretion system inner membrane protein GspF produces the protein MPIFEYKGLSKDGRNVKGTIDAENQRAARTKLKKDNIFVIDIKDKKKVDPKKKSGPRATKTVGVKDLSLMTRQLATLIKANIPLVDALTAVSEQVENPTLAEALADCKNMVNEGSTLHKAMLKYPNVFTTIYVSMVEAGEMSGSLDVILMRLAEFTEAQADLRAKVSSAMTYPVIMLVVTFGLMGFLFIFLIPKMVTVFESAPQLQLPWYTVALIDASQFAVNYWYLILGSMLIVYLLFRNWRNTPAGKNQWDAISLKLPLIGPTVRMVAVSRFTRTLATLLNGGVPMLAAMDIVRNVVDNHVLAKAIDEARSNISEGESIAGPLKKSGQFPPIVIHMVNIGEKTGELENMLSQVSDAYDFQVKTKLEGLTSIMGPIVIVIMGAAIGMIVMAVMVPMFEMANVAG
- the gspE gene encoding type II secretion system ATPase GspE encodes the protein MLNNPSVVRPVTVGEALAAKEFSTADEVVSDLCKELGLDFIRDIPVSEIAVDLIRDLPINYAKQHNVLPYKEDADLLVVLTSNPVNLKALDDMKVLFGKRVRPLITTSSRVQDAINKVYEKSTANLSGLDEIAEEDYDLDDPIVDLLEAGEDDAPVIKMVNSLLFRAVKEKASDIHIEPYEKDMAVRFRTDGILFDVFKPPKKLQNAITSRIKVMANLNIAEKRLPQDGRIPLKVGGKDIDIRLSCVPTTFGERLVMRIQDRSSVVRELAALGFSQDNLSKMEEDILTRSYGIFLVTGPTGSGKSTTLYGALSKLNQPDVNILTVEDPVEQRIHGIGQVQVNSKIGLTFAAGLRSFLRQDPDIIMVGEIRDLETAELAIQASLTGHLVLSTLHTNDSAGAFPRLIDFGVEPFLIATSITGVIAQRLVRVLCPHCKAPHEATDFEIQLLGITREEANKANICKAMGCNHCSQKGYSGRTNIGELMIVTDDIRSLIMQRKDGNTIKRQAVANGMRTFRDHGIQKVLAGITTIEELTSNTQLDI